In the genome of Bacteroidales bacterium, one region contains:
- a CDS encoding ABC transporter permease — MLKHYIITTLRSLLKNKIILIINLLGLTISLASSFIIISYVVKETSYDKFQQKRERIYRVLCEDKTYKQSTSKSSMILSDLLTNNYPEVESITQICELQNVKIKIGESFNPENELYLSTSNYFDLFSTKQIYGSVKGCLDSPTSIVLTRSKSEILFPKQNPIGKMVEVQIESRVFQLEVITVIDDLPENSSYSFSYLANVNLLSKVYSDAPWINSIKTSWDFNFCTTFILFKSPNNVIPFIAKWNEFEQKKDFPKEQYHYSLQNICDIHFNSEHLNFEPSRGNKKFVLLYSALALIIILVAMFNYIMLSVSKTEVRLKEIGIKKVLGGSSSIIRRQFISESLLLCLCCLPLAYLLAKFGIEKVNQLFFVELKINLNNTEQLFYFLIITLLIGLISGLNISYKLSRGKAVNALISNNINLGKKSFIQNGILTFQILVFTILIGCSLSISRQINLLKTKDPGYNRTNKVIFSCPTSNFTQSLLINFKSKLLESPNIYEITSGWGLPPLSTAMEYMIPPKNRPNEKIKVKCIITDPNFTRLLKIQVIKGRFFDEKLPTDSSNCVINEKTAKMLGLNNPLDEKIEGCNVIGVITDFHQTSTLDNIEPMVLVLGKAKYTTDMILNIKEGSFNDVKKHVQKTWDEIRPNQNFFLKDIKEGQNIVYYKEDQLKRIIIFFSIIAIFLAVIGLFAQSLYSVQQKRKEIGVRKINGAKTTQIAMIFINHYGILTLIANTISWPIIVYINSKWQENFIYKSPITLGLIATIASISLLIVLLTIIVNVIKSANENPVDVLKYE, encoded by the coding sequence ATGCTAAAACATTATATTATTACTACCCTTCGAAGTTTGCTTAAAAATAAAATCATTCTCATTATTAACTTATTAGGGTTAACTATTAGCCTAGCAAGCTCTTTTATAATAATAAGCTATGTTGTAAAAGAAACCAGCTATGATAAATTTCAACAAAAGAGAGAAAGAATTTACAGAGTGCTATGTGAAGATAAAACCTATAAGCAGTCTACCTCAAAATCATCAATGATTTTAAGTGATTTGCTTACAAATAATTATCCCGAAGTAGAATCCATAACTCAAATATGTGAATTACAAAATGTTAAAATAAAAATAGGAGAGAGTTTTAACCCTGAAAACGAACTCTACCTAAGCACTAGTAACTATTTTGACCTTTTTAGTACAAAACAAATCTATGGTAGTGTAAAAGGTTGCTTAGACTCTCCGACTTCAATTGTCCTTACTCGGAGTAAATCGGAAATACTATTCCCAAAGCAAAATCCTATTGGAAAAATGGTAGAAGTTCAAATTGAATCGAGAGTGTTTCAACTTGAAGTTATTACAGTTATTGATGATCTGCCTGAAAATTCATCTTACAGTTTTAGCTACCTAGCCAATGTTAACCTGCTATCAAAAGTATACTCTGATGCTCCATGGATAAATAGCATTAAAACCAGTTGGGATTTTAACTTTTGTACAACCTTTATTCTATTTAAAAGCCCTAATAATGTTATACCTTTTATAGCTAAATGGAATGAGTTTGAGCAAAAGAAGGATTTCCCTAAAGAACAATACCACTATTCTTTACAAAATATTTGTGATATACACTTTAATTCAGAACATCTAAATTTTGAACCATCAAGAGGGAATAAGAAATTCGTTCTTCTTTATTCAGCCTTAGCACTGATAATAATTTTAGTTGCAATGTTCAACTATATTATGCTTTCAGTATCCAAAACAGAGGTAAGATTAAAAGAGATTGGCATAAAAAAAGTACTAGGCGGCTCATCATCAATCATTCGGAGGCAGTTTATTTCAGAATCTCTCTTACTCTGTCTTTGTTGTCTCCCTTTAGCTTATCTGTTGGCAAAATTTGGAATAGAGAAAGTTAACCAACTATTTTTTGTCGAACTTAAAATTAATTTAAACAACACTGAGCAACTATTCTATTTTTTAATTATCACTCTGTTAATCGGCTTAATTTCGGGACTCAATATAAGTTACAAACTATCAAGGGGTAAAGCAGTAAATGCCTTAATTAGTAATAATATAAATCTCGGAAAAAAAAGTTTTATTCAAAACGGAATACTGACATTTCAAATATTGGTTTTTACAATTCTTATAGGCTGCTCTTTAAGCATAAGCAGACAAATTAATCTACTGAAAACCAAAGATCCTGGGTATAATCGCACAAATAAGGTAATCTTTAGCTGCCCAACAAGTAATTTCACACAATCATTACTCATAAATTTCAAATCAAAACTTCTTGAATCTCCCAATATTTATGAGATAACATCAGGTTGGGGTTTACCTCCTTTGTCCACTGCTATGGAGTATATGATTCCGCCTAAAAATCGTCCCAATGAAAAAATAAAAGTTAAATGCATTATTACAGATCCAAATTTTACTAGACTTCTGAAAATACAAGTTATAAAAGGTCGTTTCTTTGATGAAAAACTACCAACCGACTCATCAAATTGTGTAATAAACGAGAAAACTGCAAAAATGCTTGGCCTTAATAATCCCTTAGACGAAAAGATTGAAGGATGCAATGTTATTGGGGTTATCACGGATTTCCACCAAACATCAACGCTGGATAATATTGAACCAATGGTTTTAGTTCTTGGGAAAGCAAAATATACAACCGATATGATTTTGAATATCAAGGAGGGTAGCTTTAATGATGTAAAAAAACATGTTCAAAAAACTTGGGATGAAATCAGACCAAATCAAAACTTCTTCCTAAAGGATATCAAAGAAGGTCAAAATATAGTCTACTACAAAGAAGATCAATTAAAGAGGATTATTATCTTCTTTAGCATAATAGCAATATTCTTGGCTGTTATTGGGCTGTTTGCCCAATCACTGTACTCAGTCCAGCAAAAAAGGAAAGAAATTGGGGTTAGGAAAATTAACGGGGCAAAAACGACTCAGATTGCAATGATATTCATAAATCATTATGGAATCCTAACTCTTATTGCGAATACCATTAGCTGGCCAATAATAGTATATATTAACTCAAAATGGCAGGAAAACTTCATCTATAAAAGCCCTATAACTCTTGGCTTAATCGCTACTATAGCAAGCATATCACTACTAATTGTATTATTAACAATAATTGTAAATGTTATTAAAAGTGCTAACGAAAATCCAGTTGATGTATTGAAATACGAATAG